In Synergistaceae bacterium, the DNA window AAATTTTTATATCAGGAAAGAAGGATTTATTTATGGCAAAAAAATTTTTATGTGCAGTAATATTATTATTAGTTCTCGTGTCAAGTGCATTTGCGGCATGGCCGGAGAAGACAATTAATATTTACGTTACACATGCGGCGGGCGGAGATACTGATTATATGGCTCGTCAGTTAGGTGCACAGCTTGAGAAGATTCTCGGAGTCTCTGTTGTCTTAAGCAATGTTACAGGCTCAAACGGTGCTACTTGTATGCAGCAATACAGAAATGGAGCTAAAGACGGCTACACATTTATAGCTACTAATACGGCAGCTCTTAACGGAAACGAGGCCACCGGAATGGTAGATTTTGGCTATAATGCATTTGAACCCGTTGCAGTTTATGGCATTCAATCAGGTGAAAATATTGTAGTGAAAGCCTCTTCTCCGTATAAGACTCTTAAGGATTTAATTGACGCTTCCAAAGAAAAGCCCGGCACAATCAGACTCGGAATTTCCATGGGCGGCGGAGTTTACATAATGGCTTGTGTCTTAATGAACATCGGCAAAGCTCAATTTAATATTATCGAGGCAGGAGACGCGGCGAACAGACTCACGGCTTTATTAGGCGACGCAATTGACGCTACATCAATCCCCTATTCAAGCGCGGCAGATTATATCGAGAAGGGCGAATTACGCAGCCTCTGCACTGTCCTGTCAAAATCCCCGACTCTTTTGCCCGGTCAGCCGGCAGCTTCTGATTATATACCGGAATTAAAACTTGATACTGAGTATGCAGTACTCGCTCCTAAGGGAACACCCCCCGAAATCGTCAAAGCAATGAACGCAGCTATTATGAAGGCATGTGCGACTCCTGAATGGAAGAAAATAGTAAATGATTTCTCATGGCAAGACCCGTTTTATT includes these proteins:
- a CDS encoding tripartite tricarboxylate transporter substrate binding protein yields the protein MAKKFLCAVILLLVLVSSAFAAWPEKTINIYVTHAAGGDTDYMARQLGAQLEKILGVSVVLSNVTGSNGATCMQQYRNGAKDGYTFIATNTAALNGNEATGMVDFGYNAFEPVAVYGIQSGENIVVKASSPYKTLKDLIDASKEKPGTIRLGISMGGGVYIMACVLMNIGKAQFNIIEAGDAANRLTALLGDAIDATSIPYSSAADYIEKGELRSLCTVLSKSPTLLPGQPAASDYIPELKLDTEYAVLAPKGTPPEIVKAMNAAIMKACATPEWKKIVNDFSWQDPFYFDVEGSIANLKAQRDLFMSLVPILEIE